One stretch of Aquimarina sp. Aq107 DNA includes these proteins:
- a CDS encoding DinB family protein, whose product MNHQLIIKSLLRNQKVFEELLSGITKEEYLWKDRPNRWCLLEIVCHLYDEEIEDFRKRTKHILGTPDKKFSPIDPEGWVVNRAYIKQDYNVVFNNFIKERKVSVNWLNSLENTNWNNVSIHPDLGEMTAKQFLTNWLAHDYLHFKQITNLKLDYIKYTSKEDFSYAEGY is encoded by the coding sequence ATGAATCATCAATTAATAATAAAAAGCTTGTTAAGAAATCAAAAGGTTTTCGAAGAACTATTAAGCGGTATTACAAAAGAAGAATATTTATGGAAAGACAGGCCAAATCGTTGGTGTTTACTTGAGATAGTTTGTCATTTATATGATGAAGAAATTGAAGATTTTAGAAAAAGAACAAAACATATATTAGGTACTCCAGATAAAAAGTTTAGCCCAATTGATCCCGAAGGTTGGGTGGTTAACAGAGCGTATATAAAACAAGATTATAATGTTGTTTTTAATAATTTTATCAAGGAACGAAAAGTATCGGTTAATTGGTTGAATTCTTTAGAAAATACTAATTGGAATAATGTTTCAATACATCCCGACCTTGGAGAAATGACAGCAAAACAATTTCTTACTAATTGGTTAGCACATGATTATTTGCACTTTAAGCAAATCACAAATCTAAAATTGGATTATATTAAATACACATCTAAAGAAGATTTCTCTTATGCAGAAGGATATTAG
- the guaB gene encoding IMP dehydrogenase, with translation MTAHESKIVGEGLTYDDVLLVPAFSEVLPREVSIQTKFTRNITINVPIVSAAMDTVTESRMAIAMAQEGGIGVLHKNMTIQEQAMKVRKVKRAESGMIIDPVTLPLDAKVIDAKNNMREHSIGGIPIVDDNNKLLGIVTNRDLRFEKNNERPISEVMTSENLVTVGEGTSLQEAEVILQDNKIEKLPVVNDDNTLVGLITFRDITKLTLKPSANKDSLGRLRVAAAIGVTGDAVDRAEALVGAGVDAVVIDTAHGHTKGVVSVLKEVKKKFPELDVIVGNIATGEAAKYLVEAGADAVKVGIGPGSICTTRVVAGVGFPQFSAVLEVASAIKGSGVPVIADGGIRYTGDIPKAIAAGADTVMLGSLLAGTKESPGETIIYEGRKFKSYRGMGSVEAMKKGSKDRYFQDVEDDIKKLVPEGIVGRVAYKGELYESIHQFVGGLRAGMGYCGSKNIKTLQDTGRFVKITASGIHESHPHDVTITKEAPNYSR, from the coding sequence ATGACAGCACACGAATCCAAAATCGTTGGAGAAGGACTTACATATGATGATGTACTTTTAGTCCCTGCATTTTCCGAAGTACTACCACGAGAAGTAAGTATCCAAACAAAATTTACAAGAAATATAACGATTAACGTTCCTATAGTTTCTGCGGCTATGGATACCGTTACAGAAAGCCGTATGGCAATTGCTATGGCGCAAGAAGGTGGAATTGGTGTATTGCACAAAAATATGACCATTCAGGAACAGGCTATGAAAGTTCGAAAGGTAAAAAGGGCAGAAAGTGGGATGATTATAGACCCTGTTACATTACCATTAGATGCAAAAGTTATTGATGCTAAAAATAATATGCGAGAGCATAGTATTGGAGGAATTCCTATAGTAGATGATAATAATAAGTTGTTAGGAATAGTTACTAATAGAGATTTACGTTTCGAGAAAAATAATGAACGACCTATTTCAGAAGTGATGACTAGCGAAAATCTAGTTACTGTTGGAGAAGGAACATCATTACAGGAAGCAGAAGTTATATTACAAGATAATAAAATTGAAAAATTACCAGTAGTAAATGATGATAATACCTTAGTGGGATTAATAACTTTCAGAGATATTACAAAACTAACGCTAAAACCAAGTGCTAATAAAGATAGTTTAGGACGTCTTCGTGTAGCTGCTGCTATTGGAGTAACGGGTGATGCGGTGGATCGTGCAGAGGCTTTAGTTGGTGCTGGAGTAGATGCGGTGGTAATTGATACAGCTCATGGACATACTAAAGGAGTAGTTTCTGTTCTAAAAGAAGTGAAAAAGAAGTTTCCTGAATTAGATGTAATTGTGGGTAATATTGCAACAGGAGAGGCTGCAAAATATTTGGTAGAAGCTGGAGCTGATGCGGTAAAAGTTGGAATTGGACCAGGCTCTATCTGTACGACTAGAGTTGTTGCTGGAGTAGGTTTTCCACAGTTTTCAGCAGTTTTAGAAGTTGCTTCTGCAATTAAAGGATCAGGTGTTCCTGTAATAGCGGATGGAGGAATTAGATATACTGGAGATATTCCTAAAGCAATTGCAGCTGGGGCAGATACAGTTATGTTAGGCTCTCTATTAGCAGGAACAAAAGAATCTCCTGGGGAAACAATTATTTACGAAGGAAGAAAATTTAAATCCTATCGCGGAATGGGGTCAGTAGAAGCAATGAAAAAAGGATCAAAAGATCGTTATTTTCAGGATGTAGAGGATGATATCAAAAAACTAGTTCCAGAAGGAATTGTTGGTCGTGTAGCGTATAAAGGAGAATTATATGAGAGTATTCATCAATTCGTTGGTGGATTGCGTGCTGGTATGGGATATTGTGGTTCTAAAAATATTAAAACGCTACAGGATACAGGCCGTTTTGTGAAAATAACTGCTAGTGGTATCCATGAGAGTCATCCTCATGATGTTACTATTACTAAAGAAGCTCCTAATTATAGTAGGTAA
- a CDS encoding acyloxyacyl hydrolase, whose amino-acid sequence MKKITLILFSTLIYTSIGAQVNPTFIGAKSHYGFIIAHSPELKPISQTNPYGLQLEYSWLKTSDKAWKTCFCYGRSGFSFAYFNYANPNILGNSYNLIYFVEPYFTYKGPLKFSLRGSVGVTYLDQIFDQETNPENLLFSTHFSFYLALSLNLNYHINDNYAINLSANYNHISNGGQKQPNKGMNFPTFSIGVDKIINNTQLKKKPKSLKSYETSIDYYLGSFVSLRSSDREAEASNHLLIGIMGGILQPISGINGLNAGIELWYDFSDLEIAQQQGINDSAFSSSITAGHQFSIGDFYFLQQFGFYITRPRNIQPNWLYQRYSFWYSMGKSKRWTIGASLIAYGKVADHMDGRLIYIIN is encoded by the coding sequence ATGAAAAAGATTACATTAATCTTATTCAGTACATTGATCTATACCTCGATAGGAGCCCAAGTGAATCCTACTTTTATTGGGGCAAAATCTCATTACGGTTTTATCATCGCACATTCGCCAGAATTAAAACCGATTTCGCAAACAAATCCTTATGGATTACAATTAGAATATAGTTGGTTAAAAACCAGTGATAAAGCCTGGAAAACCTGTTTCTGTTACGGAAGAAGTGGTTTTTCATTTGCCTATTTTAACTATGCCAATCCAAATATTCTGGGTAACTCATACAATCTAATATACTTTGTAGAACCTTATTTTACCTATAAAGGACCTTTAAAATTTTCGCTAAGAGGATCTGTTGGGGTAACATATCTTGATCAAATATTTGATCAAGAAACAAACCCCGAAAACCTATTATTTAGTACTCATTTTAGTTTTTACCTAGCATTATCTCTAAATCTCAATTATCATATTAACGATAATTATGCAATCAATCTATCTGCAAATTATAATCACATCTCTAATGGAGGTCAAAAGCAGCCAAATAAAGGAATGAATTTTCCAACTTTTTCCATAGGTGTTGATAAAATCATTAATAACACCCAATTAAAGAAAAAACCAAAATCCTTAAAATCTTATGAAACATCTATCGATTATTACTTAGGTTCATTTGTGAGTTTAAGATCTTCTGATAGAGAAGCAGAGGCTTCGAATCATCTTTTAATTGGGATCATGGGAGGAATTCTACAACCAATATCTGGAATTAATGGGTTAAATGCTGGCATAGAGTTATGGTATGATTTTTCTGATCTAGAGATTGCACAACAACAAGGCATTAATGATTCTGCATTTTCATCGTCAATAACAGCTGGACACCAATTCTCCATAGGAGATTTTTATTTCTTACAGCAGTTTGGATTTTATATAACTCGCCCTAGAAACATTCAGCCAAATTGGTTATATCAACGATATTCTTTTTGGTATAGCATGGGAAAATCAAAGCGCTGGACC
- a CDS encoding DUF5995 family protein produces the protein MKPITTINDVIDSLDDIIKTSQSDNSPLGYFAALYKRVTIKVKEGIENDFFDNGPRMEKLDIIFASRYLDAYFSYRNDKVVTTSWKIAFDLSKNYWPIVLQHLLIGMNAHINLDLGIAAAEVSKGTNIENLKEDFDKINQILSSLVIEIENDLANIWPTLKKILKLTRNVDDFLVDFSMELARDGAWEFAKQIAITPSDQFIEVINQRDLKVADKASIITNPGFVANIILGIIRIGERGSVSNKILYLIS, from the coding sequence TTGAAGCCAATAACGACCATCAATGATGTCATCGATTCTTTAGATGATATTATTAAAACATCACAATCTGATAATAGTCCTTTAGGATATTTTGCTGCGTTATATAAACGTGTAACTATTAAGGTAAAAGAAGGAATTGAAAATGATTTTTTTGATAACGGTCCTAGGATGGAAAAACTTGATATTATTTTTGCTAGTAGATACTTAGATGCCTATTTTTCTTATAGAAATGATAAAGTAGTGACGACTTCTTGGAAAATAGCATTTGACTTGTCAAAAAATTATTGGCCTATAGTATTACAACATTTATTAATAGGAATGAATGCCCATATTAACTTGGATCTAGGAATAGCAGCTGCAGAAGTTTCCAAAGGCACAAATATTGAAAATCTTAAAGAAGATTTTGATAAAATAAATCAAATTCTTTCATCATTAGTAATTGAAATAGAAAATGATCTAGCAAATATTTGGCCGACCCTTAAAAAAATACTCAAATTAACTCGAAACGTTGATGATTTTTTAGTTGATTTTAGTATGGAATTAGCAAGAGATGGAGCATGGGAGTTTGCTAAACAAATTGCAATCACACCAAGTGATCAATTTATAGAAGTAATTAATCAAAGAGACCTTAAAGTAGCTGATAAAGCTTCAATAATTACAAACCCAGGTTTCGTGGCTAATATTATCTTGGGTATTATTAGAATAGGCGAACGAGGATCTGTTTCCAATAAAATTCTATATTTAATATCCTAA
- a CDS encoding glycoside hydrolase — protein MFVKFFGILLLILSSSACETEELIVEDAADIQNTTDIDAKAGPWVRQFTDNFNSNGNLNQWERTHNRADYNSSVCNYKNWNSEIANLDGSSCLRLQAYKKSNNNYESGHVKSYFNFHPGNNEEYRVRARIKLLAKNGTNSYKGFSETYGAWPAFWTVNETNWPTRGESDIMEGYSFGNSARFASNLFYGANTSQNQLGTSAERRYNLGEGWHTYEQRWINRNGWVTIQVYVDGNRVASYNNNVDNDLRLQNFKNHNIILNLNIGSDTGIFNNSSINIYWNTYMYVDYVRVDKRTI, from the coding sequence ATGTTTGTCAAGTTTTTTGGAATTCTGTTATTAATTTTGTCATCATCTGCCTGCGAAACAGAAGAGTTAATTGTAGAAGATGCCGCTGATATACAAAATACAACAGATATAGATGCAAAGGCAGGACCTTGGGTTCGACAGTTTACTGATAACTTTAATTCTAATGGAAATTTAAATCAATGGGAGAGGACGCATAATAGAGCGGATTATAATTCTAGTGTATGTAATTATAAAAATTGGAATTCAGAAATAGCTAATCTTGATGGCAGTAGTTGTTTACGTCTTCAAGCATATAAAAAGAGCAATAATAATTATGAATCAGGTCATGTAAAATCTTACTTTAATTTTCATCCTGGAAATAACGAGGAATATAGAGTAAGAGCAAGAATTAAATTGTTAGCTAAGAACGGTACAAATAGTTATAAAGGATTTTCGGAAACTTATGGTGCTTGGCCAGCTTTTTGGACGGTTAATGAAACGAATTGGCCTACGCGTGGAGAAAGTGATATTATGGAAGGTTATTCTTTTGGTAATAGCGCAAGATTCGCTAGTAACTTATTTTATGGAGCAAATACCTCTCAAAATCAATTGGGAACTAGTGCTGAAAGAAGATATAATTTAGGAGAAGGATGGCATACTTACGAGCAAAGATGGATCAACAGAAATGGATGGGTTACTATTCAGGTCTATGTTGATGGGAATAGAGTTGCTAGTTATAATAATAATGTGGATAATGATCTAAGACTTCAGAATTTCAAAAACCATAATATTATTTTAAATTTAAATATAGGTTCGGACACAGGTATTTTTAATAATTCTAGCATTAATATTTACTGGAATACTTATATGTATGTGGATTATGTTCGTGTAGATAAACGGACTATTTAG
- a CDS encoding phosphatase PAP2 family protein translates to MKISINLLLLVCLYINTTNAQFTEAPATKVDFKTSKQTERKKQKRNLFTKRVIPFTLIASGILLSTSDFEKSLQKDIRGYTGNNFYLNIDDYTRYAPIVQMYAADIFGVASRNNWFDQTKNLLISSLVTSAATTVLKKEVDKARPGDPTQLNSFPSGHSSMAFVSAAVLYEEFIDSSPLLAYSGYIFAITTGSLRMMNNKHYLSDVLVGAGIGILTTRLVYHYEHLISWNPFKNLDDIAFAPQFTGDSVGLYFSKSF, encoded by the coding sequence ATGAAGATTAGTATTAACCTACTACTATTGGTATGTCTATATATAAACACCACCAATGCCCAATTTACAGAAGCACCAGCTACTAAAGTTGATTTCAAGACTTCTAAACAAACTGAACGTAAAAAACAAAAAAGAAATCTATTTACAAAAAGAGTAATACCCTTTACTTTAATTGCTTCTGGAATTCTTTTATCAACTAGTGATTTTGAAAAATCATTACAAAAAGACATTAGAGGTTACACAGGTAATAATTTTTATTTAAACATTGATGATTACACAAGGTACGCCCCTATAGTGCAAATGTATGCTGCTGATATTTTTGGAGTAGCATCAAGAAATAATTGGTTCGATCAAACTAAAAACCTTTTAATCTCTTCTTTAGTAACCAGTGCAGCTACTACAGTCTTAAAAAAAGAGGTTGATAAGGCACGACCAGGAGATCCTACCCAATTAAACTCATTTCCATCAGGACATTCTTCTATGGCTTTTGTTTCTGCTGCTGTTTTATATGAAGAATTCATCGATAGTAGTCCTTTATTAGCGTATAGTGGATATATTTTTGCAATTACCACTGGTAGCTTAAGAATGATGAACAACAAACATTATCTCTCTGATGTACTTGTAGGAGCTGGAATAGGAATCTTAACAACGCGATTAGTATACCATTATGAACATCTTATTTCTTGGAACCCTTTTAAAAATCTAGACGATATCGCATTCGCACCGCAATTTACGGGCGATAGTGTTGGACTGTACTTTTCGAAATCTTTTTAG